The genome window AAAACAGGCCTGAAAATCGTGTATTCTTCGGGGCAGGACTCGCCTTAGTCGGAATTGGCCTCTTGACTCTGACAGAGGAGCTTCAGATCAGCAAAGGCGATGCGCTGTGCATCGGAACGGCCTTGTTTTACGCCACCCACATTATCGTCACGGGCAGGCTGGCTCCGAAGTCCGACGCGATTCAGCTCGGCGTCTACCAGCTTGGGTTTGCCGCTCTTTTTGGACTCATCTTTTCCCTTTTCATTGAGTCTCCCAGACTCCCACACACGCCCAATGCCTGGCTCGCCGTCCTCGTGCTCAGCATTTTGTGCAGCGCCATCGGTTTTGTCGTCCAAACTGTCGCCCAGCAGCATACGACACCCACGCACACGGGCTTGATCTTTTCGCTGGAGCCCGTATTTGCCGCCATTTTCGCCTTTCTGCTGAACGGGGAGATCCTGAGCGCACGCGGTTATATCGGTGCCTCCCTTGTATTAGTGAGCGTATTGATCGCGGAAATTGACCCCAGCCGATTCCTGCGCAAAAAAAAGCAGGAGGTTCCTTCGCTTCCCGAGCGCAACCTCCCGCTGTAGCTCTCCTTCTTCCAAAGCAGGCGCACACTCCATTTCATAATCTCACCAGCAACGGGAATACTTCTGATGGCTTCTTTCTACGATAACAAGCGATCTTCGGAGGTATTTTCCGTGAATCCATATGTTCTTTCCTTTCAAGAAACCAGTAAAGTATCGATCGCTCTCGTCGGAGGAAAAGGCGCGAATCTGGGTGAATTGACGAGAGCTGGCGTCCAGGCTCCCGATTGTGCCATCCGCTATGCCATATGATTACATGGGTGACGCATACAACGGTTGAAAGATCCGGCTATCTCGAATAGCAGACCTTTCCTCCGATGACGGTCATCACGACCTTGGTCGACAGCAGCTCATCCGGATCCATCGAGAATAGATCATGAGAATACACCGTCATATCGGCAAATTTTCCACGCGACAAGGTTCCTTTCATCTGTTCTTCATTGGTGACCGTGGCACTTCCCAGCGTGAACAGGTGAATGGCTTCCTGCATGGTCAGCTTTTCATTCGGGAGATAGCCATCGTGCATTTCGCCCGGTGCTTTTCGGGTAACCGCAGCATGAATCCCCAGCAATGGATTGATGGGCTCCACGGGCGTATCCGATCCTGCTGCGCAAATGATCCCCCGCTCCAGCATCGTTTTCCAGATATACGAGTGTTGGATGCGATCCTCTCCGACGCGGTCGATCACCCAAGGGAAATCGCCAGCCAAAAATCGTGGCTGGATATCCGCGATACGGTTCGGATGCTTCAAACGCTCCAGCAGATCCGGCCGAAGGATTTGCGTATGAATCAAACGATCTCGATACGCCACAGGTGCAAACTGGTCCAGACTGTCCAGAACCATCTCCAGCGCCTTGTCTCCGATGGTGTGTACGGCGATTGGCATTTGCAGCTCTCGCGCCTGGCGAACGAGCTCCGTCAACGCCTCCTGTTCGTGAACGGGATAACCGCTCGTCGAAGGATCATCCGCGTACGGTGCAGACAGATATGCCGTTCGACGGCCCAACGCGCCGTCTGCAAAGATTTTCACTGCACCAATATTCACATGACTGTTCCCGTAGCCTGCATACATCTTCAGGTCGCGAAGCTCGTGCATGCTCGGGTAATACACCAGCAGGTTGCAGCGAAGCGCCAGTTCTTCTCCATTGATCAGCTCGTCATAGAGTCGATAGGTTTGACCCAGCCCTTGCAGTTCCCGGCAGTCCTCGGTATGCGCCCCAGTCAGGCCGTGCTCCATCGCATAGCGGATAGAGCTGCGCAGCGCTTGCTTCAACGAATCATAGCTGGGCTTCTGAATGTGCGGCGTAATCAGATTGGAAGCCGTTTCGAGCAGCATACCGGTTGGTTTTCCCGTGACAGGATCATGTACGATCACTCCTCCTGCCGGAACCTCCATATCCGGATGATAGTGGCTTTGTTCCAATGCCTTGCTGTTCACGAGATTGGCATGGCCGCATATGCGGGACAAAAGGATCGGGCAATGAGGCGCAACCTGGTCCAACTCCTCCAGGGTAGGTATGCCGCCCCCGCCGACAAACAGGTTCTCGTCCCAGCCAAAGCCTTGAATCCATTGATGAGGAGCTGTCTGTTCGGCCTTTTGTTTAATCAAGAAAAGCATTTCGTCTTTGGAAGTCGCCTTGCTCAAATCCAATTGGAGAAAGGTCAATCCCAGCCAGCCCAAATGAAGATGGCTGTCGATCAGGCCTGGCGTTGCTGTGCAGCCCCCAAGATCGATGATTGTCGCATCTCCTCTGCCCCATTGCAAAGTCATATCCGCATCTGTCCCCAGGTCGTGGACCAGTCCATCCTTGACGACCATCGCTTGTACGAATAAGTGCCGGGGATCTCCTGTATAGATACGTCCATTGGTAAAAATTACGGTACTCATTTCACTACCCCTTTGCGTCAGCTTACCTGCTCTCTCCTTATTTGGGTACCTGGCGGCGTATTTCCTTCCAAACTCTCGAAAGTTTTTGTTTTTTTCCAACGAATGGAGCAAAGGGAATTACTGTTTGATCGTCTATTCCCTCTTCCAATCGGGCACGTTATGAACGGGGCCACCTCAATTCATAAAATGGAAAGGGGCAGACACATGCACCACAAGACGAAGACCGGCTTCCCCGCCATTCTCCACAATCTGCGCCAATCGGGAAAGAATCGGGTTCATCCGAATGAAAAAGTGCACAAACGCGGACACGGCCAGCTCGATGCCCAAGCCAAGCTGCTGCTGTTCGTCAACCTGTTATTCATCACCGCAGGCGCCTTATCCGGCACCTTCGTGAACGTCTACTTGTGGAAAGTGAAAAGCCAGTTCGCCCCGATCGCTTGGTTTACTTTTGCCACGTATCTCGCCAGTGCGCTTACCTTTTGGCTTGCTGGCGCCTGGGTCAAGCGTTTCAACAAAATGAACGTCTTGCGGGCAGGCATGGCGGTTTCAGCCCTTTTCTACCTGCTGGTGCTGATGCTGGGAACCAAAGTCGTTGCGTATTCCGCTCTGCTGGGGCTGGTACAAGGGATGGCGAACGGTTTTTTCTGGCTTTCCTTTAACGTCGTGTACTTTGAAATCACGGAGCGGGACAATCGGGATCGGTTCAATGGCTGGGCTGGATTGCTCGCTTCCGGTGGCGGAATGCTGGCTCCCTGGATATCTGGCTATCTCATTTCCCGCATGACAGATGTCAGAGGGTATACTTTGATCTTTACGATTTCTCTCGTCTTGTTTGTCGTGGGTGTCGTCATCAGCTTTTTTCTGAAAAAGCGTCAGTCACAGGGCGATTACGCCTGGTCTTTTGCCATCCATAGCTTGCGTGAAGATACGAACTGGCGCTGGGCGTTTGGGGCTTTGGCAGGTCAGGGCCTGCGAGAAGGCGTCTTCGGTTTTGTCATTGGTCTTCTGGTCTATATCGCAACAAAAAGCGAGATGACCTTGGGCAATTACTGGCTGATCACGTCCGCCGTCGGCCTCGGCAGCTATTACATCGTAGGAAAATGGTTAAAGCCGCACTACCGCAAATGGGGCATGTTTTGCGGAGCCTTGGTTATGAGCGCTGTCGTCTCCCTCTTTTTCTGGAAAGTCAGCTATGTGACCTTGCTCATTTTCGGCGTGGCTGTCAGTCTGGCCTATCCCTTATTCTCCGTTCCCATTATTTCTACGGTGTTCGATCTGATTGGAACCAATGAAGAGAGTGCGAAGAATCGAGTGGAGTATGTCGTGCTGAGGGAATTTGGGCTGGACGCCGGGCGCCTGACAGGGATTCTCATTTTCCTCGTGGTGACATCCTTCAGCACCTCTCCCTCCACTTTAAACTGGCTGATTCTCTTGATTGGCACGGGGCCATTGATTGCTTGGTTTTGCATGAAGAGACTGTTCTCGCGAGTCAGTCCTCCCCCTGCGAGTGAGAAGAATTAAAACCTCCCTTCTGATTTTCCAGACGGGAGGTTTTTTTGGACATTAAGAAAGGGAGGCACGGTAAATTGGAATTTATTAGAACTTTTCCAATTAAGCATTTTGCCCGATGCATCCTGCGTGACAGTTGGTATAATTAGCTAGGTATTTTCCCATTTTGAACATGACCCAAGGAGAGCAGCCGTGCAGAAAAAAATCATCCTCTTCATCGTCGCCCTACTGTTTGCGATCGGCTCCTATTTTTTCGAGCAGCATGCCCCGCAGACGCAGACCAACAGCGCCGAAGCAGACTACGTGCTGGAGTTCCCCAGCAGCAAATATCCTCAGACTGCCGAGCATATACGCTCTGCCATCGCCAAAGGTCAACCCGCCGTTTGTACCATCG of Brevibacillus choshinensis contains these proteins:
- a CDS encoding MFS transporter, giving the protein MHHKTKTGFPAILHNLRQSGKNRVHPNEKVHKRGHGQLDAQAKLLLFVNLLFITAGALSGTFVNVYLWKVKSQFAPIAWFTFATYLASALTFWLAGAWVKRFNKMNVLRAGMAVSALFYLLVLMLGTKVVAYSALLGLVQGMANGFFWLSFNVVYFEITERDNRDRFNGWAGLLASGGGMLAPWISGYLISRMTDVRGYTLIFTISLVLFVVGVVISFFLKKRQSQGDYAWSFAIHSLREDTNWRWAFGALAGQGLREGVFGFVIGLLVYIATKSEMTLGNYWLITSAVGLGSYYIVGKWLKPHYRKWGMFCGALVMSAVVSLFFWKVSYVTLLIFGVAVSLAYPLFSVPIISTVFDLIGTNEESAKNRVEYVVLREFGLDAGRLTGILIFLVVTSFSTSPSTLNWLILLIGTGPLIAWFCMKRLFSRVSPPPASEKN
- a CDS encoding amidohydrolase — its product is MSTVIFTNGRIYTGDPRHLFVQAMVVKDGLVHDLGTDADMTLQWGRGDATIIDLGGCTATPGLIDSHLHLGWLGLTFLQLDLSKATSKDEMLFLIKQKAEQTAPHQWIQGFGWDENLFVGGGGIPTLEELDQVAPHCPILLSRICGHANLVNSKALEQSHYHPDMEVPAGGVIVHDPVTGKPTGMLLETASNLITPHIQKPSYDSLKQALRSSIRYAMEHGLTGAHTEDCRELQGLGQTYRLYDELINGEELALRCNLLVYYPSMHELRDLKMYAGYGNSHVNIGAVKIFADGALGRRTAYLSAPYADDPSTSGYPVHEQEALTELVRQARELQMPIAVHTIGDKALEMVLDSLDQFAPVAYRDRLIHTQILRPDLLERLKHPNRIADIQPRFLAGDFPWVIDRVGEDRIQHSYIWKTMLERGIICAAGSDTPVEPINPLLGIHAAVTRKAPGEMHDGYLPNEKLTMQEAIHLFTLGSATVTNEEQMKGTLSRGKFADMTVYSHDLFSMDPDELLSTKVVMTVIGGKVCYSR
- a CDS encoding DMT family transporter, encoding MKPQLKADLAMLLVTLFWGSSYLFMQMGLTDLETFNLIGLRFGIAFLIAATFFHKRMLRTNRKTVLHAFILGAILFGVFATVTEGVKTTTASQAGFLVSLTVIFVPLLSILLKNRPENRVFFGAGLALVGIGLLTLTEELQISKGDALCIGTALFYATHIIVTGRLAPKSDAIQLGVYQLGFAALFGLIFSLFIESPRLPHTPNAWLAVLVLSILCSAIGFVVQTVAQQHTTPTHTGLIFSLEPVFAAIFAFLLNGEILSARGYIGASLVLVSVLIAEIDPSRFLRKKKQEVPSLPERNLPL